ATCTGCAAATATCGAACAACAAGACTTTCGTCCTGACTATATTGAAATGTATTATGAACAAAATTTTGCATATTCTTTCCATGGTCTTTTATAATCTTTGACGATAAAATTGTTACACTTAATCGAATATAACAAAGTGTGCCTCGCTCCACAACTATCTCATATTTTGGACTTTTCCACTCGACTCCCGACAAGATTCCGCCCATTGATTGGAGGTCTGTATCGTTTCCGGCAACTTTGCGCAAGCGGCTCACGGTTGAATGCAGCAGCCCTAAAGGGGCTCAAAACAATTCGGCAGAAAAATTCAACAAATTCCAAAATGCTTAATAAAAAAAGACTCTAAACTCATATAACAACACACAACATTTAATTATTATCTATCAAGTCAAAGATTTTAGACATATTTTCTCGCTCAGAAGTATGTGCTTTCATATAATATGCATTCATTTTTTCAAGCACCTGATCCAGGTTATTTTCTATATGATTCAGGACCTGACTAAACCCTTCTATAGTTACATTACTGACGGGGACAGCCAATGACTCCAACCCTCCACCGGCAAGCATACCGTCGACTTTCTGACTATAACTCAATGCCACAAAAGGCGTCTGCGCTACAATGGAATAGATCAAGGAATGCAACCGCATGCCTACAGTAAGCCTCGCCCGCTTCATCAATGACATCACAACTTCAGGCTTCATTTGAGGATCATCAAGAATACGACAATCACCATGTATTCCCTCAGAGACATGTCTGGCTACCAAAGAATCTTTTCCTGCCCGAAAAGCATGAAAAACGATCTGACTGCCATACCGTCTAATCAATTCATTGCAGCATTTCTGCATACTGGTAATGAAAGAATCGTAGCTGGCCTGTTGAAATTTTGACTTGATATTGAATTGGGTCGCAATTTTCACAGGAATAAGAGGATGAGTATCAAACCAATGTCGAAGTGAAACAAAAATGAATTTCGGAGCAATAGAGTATTGATGCATTACAGCATCACTTTTCGCCTCATCTGGTCGCTTGAAGGAAAAAACTGGATCAAAGGCAGACGTGATGGGGACCTTGACTCCAAGCTCCTGCAAAAGACTATATGAGCTGTTATCTCGGACGATCACATGCGCCGCGCGACTCAAATATTTCTTTGCTAGATACTTATTGATTGAATATTTGAGAGGCCCAATACTATTTCCATAAACAATGCACGGTTTAGAATATTGTGTGGCGACTTTCAAAAACTTGAGCCATCTATAAGGATTGTAAACTGTCGTTTCATCCTGAATTAGCCCACCTCCTCCTAACACGACCATATCCGACTTGCGAACGGCGTTTACTATTTCTTTATGAGAACTGAGAGAATATGCATCAATTCCATGGAAACGCCGTGTAAATTCAGCATCAAATGACAAAGCCATTGGATGAATAGCCCGACCATTCATTTGCATTAGCATAGCACGCAATAAAGCTTCATCTCCGGAATTTGGCAATCCAGAAGCACAAGCAAACAATATTTTCTTCATTATGTTCTCCACAAAAAAGGCAAACATCCATGCATTGCAAAACAATCTTTGATAAATGTTATGCGCATATTCTCACACAAATTTACCAAAAGAAGCTTTTCAAAAAAGACCTAAACGTTAAAATTCGAGCCCCATGTTCAATGCTCTTTGAGCAAATCACTTCCCTTATCAAGGGAACACTTGAATGGTGTTACCATGGGATTACAACGACAGACTTTCTCGTCAATTTCATGCATGAGAACCATCAGAATCACAAATAAGCGTGACCAGTTTGTCCCAGGAAAAACTTTTTTTCGTTTCTTGAGCCTTAAGAAGAAGATGGCTTAGCATCGTCTCCTTAAGGCTGGCAATAAGAGCCTTTGCCAATTCATCTGGATTAGAAGGAGGAACGAGTAGTCCATTTTCTCCGTCTTGAATCACTTCCGACAAATTGCCAACATTGGTAGCCACAACTGGTTTTCCAAATCCATAAGCCAACTGAGAGACACCACTCCCCGAAGCGGATCTATACGGCTGCACGACGATGTCAGCAGCTGCAAAATACCATGGTAGGAACTCATTTGATACATATTTGTCAACCAAACGAACATGCTTACCAATGCCAAGCGTGGAGATCTGTTCCAAATATATATTCTTGTCTTTCCAAAATTCGCCAACGACTAGAAGAGTTACATCGCGGGCAGCAAGGACTGCGGGCATGGCATCCAGCAAGACATCTAACCCTTTGTAGGGACGTACGAACCCAAAAAAAAGTAAAACATTTCCCTGAAGATTGAACTTTTGAACAGCCCTAGCATGATCAATGAGTTCGACAGCTAAAGGCGCATATGTAGGGTGAAACCCTGTTATTACTGAAAAATTCTCACCAAGAAATCTTTTCGCTTTTTTGCTCTCCAGATTCGACTGAGTTACAATACTGTCCGCTCGAGACAAAGTTATGCGAGTAATCATTCGTTTCGAAAAGGACGACTCATGTTCT
This genomic window from Pseudodesulfovibrio sp. JC047 contains:
- a CDS encoding polysaccharide pyruvyl transferase family protein, encoding MKKILFACASGLPNSGDEALLRAMLMQMNGRAIHPMALSFDAEFTRRFHGIDAYSLSSHKEIVNAVRKSDMVVLGGGGLIQDETTVYNPYRWLKFLKVATQYSKPCIVYGNSIGPLKYSINKYLAKKYLSRAAHVIVRDNSSYSLLQELGVKVPITSAFDPVFSFKRPDEAKSDAVMHQYSIAPKFIFVSLRHWFDTHPLIPVKIATQFNIKSKFQQASYDSFITSMQKCCNELIRRYGSQIVFHAFRAGKDSLVARHVSEGIHGDCRILDDPQMKPEVVMSLMKRARLTVGMRLHSLIYSIVAQTPFVALSYSQKVDGMLAGGGLESLAVPVSNVTIEGFSQVLNHIENNLDQVLEKMNAYYMKAHTSERENMSKIFDLIDNN
- a CDS encoding glycosyltransferase, with the translated sequence MRISLVGPTYPYRGGIAHHTTLLYKALREKHDVQFVSYKRQYPSWLFPGTSDKDPSAEALRAHGVKFLVDSLNPITWIQAAREIVRFQPDLLVLPWWVVFWAPFYLVLTTWMRLFSSTRIVFLCHNVVEHESSFSKRMITRITLSRADSIVTQSNLESKKAKRFLGENFSVITGFHPTYAPLAVELIDHARAVQKFNLQGNVLLFFGFVRPYKGLDVLLDAMPAVLAARDVTLLVVGEFWKDKNIYLEQISTLGIGKHVRLVDKYVSNEFLPWYFAAADIVVQPYRSASGSGVSQLAYGFGKPVVATNVGNLSEVIQDGENGLLVPPSNPDELAKALIASLKETMLSHLLLKAQETKKSFSWDKLVTLICDSDGSHA